One Streptomyces lincolnensis genomic region harbors:
- a CDS encoding IucA/IucC family protein: MGAPGREASPEKRETTPAQRGAAQDESLLGASGDLLDHADPHLAAEASAVENLLRCWVREAGLPAPDDGVLRIPLPSSGTALLAPVHYWSPTGWHRFGLPHLADAPPQSPPADAVTVAALLTREGFGEIYTTCGQDPASQGQGPAVREQAPGSAPAPSATSPADLVVRVADSVRRTATFISERRKHPADVPDLFLAAEQALVLGHPLHPTPKSREGLSEAEAPRYSPELRGSFPLHWLAVAPSVLATDSAWTERGRSVPAAQLTARLAGAGLSLPDGHAALPLHPWQLREVRHRPETAALFDVGLLRDLGAHGSPWHPTSSVRTVHASDAPAMLKLSLGLRVTNSRRENLRKELHRGVEVHRLLRSGLFNQWQATHPGFDIVRDPAWLAVDGPDGNPVPGLDVMIRHNPFRPADDVTCIAGLVSPRPHVPSGSAAGGRDADRPVMCSRLAVIVSRLAARTDRPRGAVAVEWFLRYLEQVVRPVLWLDAEAGIALEAHQQNTLLLLDDQGWPVGGRYRDNQGYYFRESRREELDARLPGVGRRSDTFVSDEVTDERFTYYLAINNVLGLIGAFGSQRLADERLLLAAFRRFLGDVAAGPDRLRSTLPTRLLDSPVLRCKANLLTRLHGLDELVGPVDTQSVYVTIANPLHT, encoded by the coding sequence ATGGGCGCTCCCGGGCGAGAAGCGAGCCCCGAGAAGCGCGAGACCACCCCGGCCCAGCGCGGCGCCGCACAGGACGAGTCGCTGCTCGGCGCTTCCGGTGACCTCCTGGACCACGCCGACCCGCACCTCGCAGCCGAAGCCTCAGCTGTCGAGAACCTGCTGCGCTGCTGGGTGCGCGAAGCCGGTCTCCCCGCCCCGGACGACGGCGTCCTCCGTATCCCCCTCCCGTCGAGCGGCACCGCTCTGCTCGCCCCCGTCCACTACTGGTCCCCGACCGGGTGGCACCGCTTCGGCCTGCCCCACCTCGCCGACGCCCCACCGCAATCCCCGCCGGCCGATGCCGTCACGGTCGCCGCACTACTGACCAGGGAGGGGTTCGGCGAGATCTACACCACTTGTGGGCAAGACCCGGCCTCCCAAGGGCAAGGACCTGCCGTCCGCGAGCAGGCCCCGGGCTCCGCTCCCGCACCTTCAGCGACCTCACCCGCCGACCTCGTCGTGCGCGTTGCCGATTCCGTCCGTCGAACCGCGACCTTCATCAGCGAGCGTCGGAAGCATCCCGCCGACGTGCCCGACCTCTTCCTCGCCGCCGAACAGGCACTCGTGCTCGGACACCCACTGCACCCGACTCCGAAGAGCCGCGAGGGTCTCTCTGAGGCCGAAGCCCCCCGCTACTCACCCGAGTTGCGCGGCTCGTTTCCCCTGCACTGGTTGGCGGTTGCTCCCTCCGTCCTCGCCACCGACTCGGCCTGGACCGAACGCGGTCGTTCCGTTCCCGCGGCCCAGCTCACCGCTCGGCTCGCCGGTGCCGGGCTGTCGTTGCCCGACGGCCACGCGGCCCTGCCTCTGCACCCATGGCAGCTCCGCGAGGTCCGACACCGCCCCGAGACAGCGGCTCTGTTCGACGTAGGTCTGCTCCGAGACCTCGGCGCCCACGGCTCCCCGTGGCACCCCACCTCCTCCGTACGCACTGTCCACGCTTCCGACGCCCCGGCCATGCTCAAGTTGTCTCTGGGCTTGCGCGTCACCAACTCCCGTCGTGAGAACCTCCGCAAAGAACTCCACCGCGGTGTCGAGGTCCACCGTCTTCTGCGCAGCGGCCTGTTCAACCAGTGGCAGGCGACGCATCCCGGATTCGACATCGTCCGCGACCCGGCCTGGCTCGCCGTCGACGGGCCGGACGGCAACCCTGTGCCCGGGCTCGACGTGATGATCCGGCACAACCCCTTCCGCCCTGCGGACGATGTCACCTGCATCGCCGGACTCGTCTCGCCCCGGCCTCACGTCCCGTCGGGCTCCGCCGCCGGCGGTCGGGACGCCGACCGACCCGTCATGTGCTCCCGACTGGCAGTCATCGTCAGCCGCCTTGCGGCTCGAACGGACCGCCCCCGAGGAGCCGTTGCCGTCGAGTGGTTTCTGCGCTACCTCGAACAAGTCGTCCGGCCGGTGCTGTGGCTGGACGCAGAGGCGGGAATCGCCCTGGAGGCGCACCAGCAGAACACGCTGCTGCTCCTGGACGACCAGGGCTGGCCGGTCGGGGGCCGCTACCGCGACAACCAGGGCTACTACTTCCGTGAGTCCCGGCGCGAGGAACTCGACGCGCGTCTGCCCGGTGTTGGCCGCCGCAGCGACACCTTCGTCTCCGACGAGGTCACCGACGAGCGATTCACGTACTACCTCGCGATCAACAACGTTCTGGGGCTCATCGGAGCGTTCGGCTCCCAGCGGCTGGCCGACGAACGGCTGCTCCTGGCCGCCTTCCGCCGCTTCCTCGGTGACGTGGCCGCCGGCCCCGACCGCCTGCGCAGCACGCTGCCCACCCGTCTGCTCGACTCACCCGTCCTGCGCTGCAAGGCCAACCTGCTGACCCGCCTGCACGGTCTCGACGAGTTGGTCGGTCCGGTGGACACCCAGTCCGTCTACGTCACCATCGCCAACCCCCTGCACACCTGA